A window from Toxoplasma gondii ME49 chromosome IX, whole genome shotgun sequence encodes these proteins:
- a CDS encoding hypothetical protein (encoded by transcript TGME49_306640~Predicted trans-membrane domain (TMHMM2.0):352-375) produces MSGGLTCDDGPRHTGLLVGFHHSGRQVSLDAVSDNSDCARPRPSEPERRSSLLSQPRVRSQGSTSLDARPRPLDADFGPRYSRQNSGRGLRPEAREDEDDDEGCSVSVRSRVHADGHREAQISFHPTTKRGNACFHASEDEPGDTCAEAAEQQLQALDALLGNLSRAVEEVAESKRQGADALKKHQVKVQRIQQEIDTNISALDLELRCIASSLKPSYRSSLLAQRQQKQQQAAALGRAYEDAVLSITTEELLAYGAAADEGGGHEALGGEHMRQTLVQAGDEIQDKTEASINRTKHMVGEMEEMGAQILTKMDEQTEQLRKANQDLDDAHYNVDRAKKTAITLAKNAAGDRFSQCLCLFIFLFLVIAIVLVCVPR; encoded by the exons ATGAGTGGGGGGCTTACCTGCGATGATGGGCCTCGCCACACAGGCCTTCTTGTGGGCTTCCATCACTCTGGTCGACAAGTATCCCTCGACGCCGTGTCAGACAATTCAGACTGCGCGCGACCGCGTCCATCGGAGCCCGAACgacgttcctctctcctctcgcagcCTCGCGTTCGGTCTCAAGGCTCGACTTCTCTGGACGCAAGACCCCGTCCGCTCGATGCAGATTTCGGACCCCGTTATTCTCGGCAAAACTCGGGCAGAGGCCTAAGGcccgaggcgagagaggacgaagacgacgacgaaggctgCTCAGTCTCAGTTCGAAGCCGGGTCCACGCCGACGGCCACCGAGAGGCGCAGATCTCTTTCCATCCGACGACCAAGCGAGGCAATGCGTGCTTCCACGCGAGTGAAGACGAACCTGGCGACACTTGCGCTGAGGCGGCCGAGCAACAACTCCAGGCTCTCGACGCGCTTCTCGGAAAcctctctcgcgctgtcGAAGAAGTCGCCGAATCCAAGAGACAGGGTGCAGATGCACTCAAAAAACACCAAGTCAAAGTCCAACGAATTCAACAGGAG ATCGACACAAACATCTCGGCACTCGATTTGGAACTCCGCTGCATTGCGTCGTCTCTGAAGCCGTCGTATCGGTCCTCTTTACTCGCGCAAAGACAACAGAAGCAGCAACAGGCAGCTGCTCTGGGAAGGGCGTACGAGGATGCCGTTCTCTCCATCACGACTGAAGAACTCCTCGCCTACGGGGCGGCTGCCGATGAAGGCGGCGGCCACGAGGCGTTGGGTGGAGAGCACATGCGGCAGACGCTTGTTCAGGCCGGAGATGAAATTCAAGATAAAACAGAG GCGTCTATCAATCGGACGAAGCACATGGTAGGCGAAATGGAGGAAATGGGCGCCCAAATTCTTACAAAAATGGACGAGCAGACCGAACAGCTTCGGAAGGCCAACCAGGATTTAGACGACGCACATTACAACGTAGATCGCGCAAAGAAAACAGCGATTACTCTCGCGAAAAATGCGGCAGGCGATCGATTTTCTCAGTGTTTGTGTCTGTTCAtttttttgtttcttgtCATCGCCATCGTGCTCGTTTGTGTTCCACGGTGA
- a CDS encoding hypothetical protein (encoded by transcript TGME49_306650) gives MPLSLPTARLFARVALTLRGSCCSISWTRYSHLLSTLSVPSCSVKNTVGFFPSSRASHFSTASALATPETVCRPQVSASQSFSSAAPAAAPKSRETGCTAHSETKTNGVARAEDVAAHDFPQLLHREIQSEAALQKRISGLQMELLGANWVDYLTGVLDTPFWEEELRVIEEEAQPFAHNQNVQASLKSLRRLFDLFYQLSDIRDHLNQLMELGSRAAGIAGTGLNASEKVSNIDEHAKAASAEYDRLMKEYPEYCAKVDDVLGSGLALLRQKHRFTFSGLHRFFY, from the exons ATGCCGCTTTCCTTGCCGACTGCCCGGCTCTTCGCCCGCGTGGCTCTAACTTTGCGGGGCTCCTGCTGCAGCATTTCGTGGACCCGCTACTCCCACCTCCTATCTACCCTTTCTGTGCCGTCTTGCTCCGTGAAGAACACTGTGGGTTTCTTTCCGAGTTCTCGCGCCTCCCATTTTTCGACAGCCAGCGCTCTTGCAACTCCCGAGACCGTGTGTAGGCCGCAGGTTTCCGCTTCTCAgtcgttttcgtctgctgcgcCGGCCGCCGCAccgaagagcagagaaacaggatGTACGGCACAcagcgaaacgaagacaaACGGGGTTGCACGCGCGGAAGACGTGGCTGCACACGACTTTCCTCAGCTTCTCCACCGCGAAATTCAGAGCGAGGCGGCTCTGCAGAAACGCATCTCCGGTCTCCAGATGGAACTCTTGGGAGCGAACTGGGTTGACTACTTGACCGGGGTGCTGGACACGCCGTTCTGGGAGGAGGAACTGAGAGTgatcgaagaagaggcacagcCTTTTGCACACAATCAAAAT GTCCAAGCATCGCTGAAAAGTCTACGCCGCCTATTCGATCTCTTCTACCAGCTCTCCGACATCCGAGACCATCTCAATCAATTGATGGAACTCGGCAGCCGAGCAGCTG GTATCGCGGGCACCGGTCTGAATGCGTCGGAGAAGGTTTCGAATATCGACGAGCATGCAAAAGCAGCCTCAGCCGAGTACGACCGCCTCATGAAGGAATACCCAGAATATTGCGCGAAAGTTGATGACGTTCTCGGCTCCGGTTTGGCCCTGCTCCGACAGAAACATAGGTTCACCTTTTCGGGTCTGCATCGGTTTTTCTACTGA